One window from the genome of Methylophaga thalassica encodes:
- the lolA gene encoding outer membrane lipoprotein chaperone LolA, protein MTIKNLAQGFLLLLLPVVAMADMSGTEKLDHFVKQVNTFQAHFEQTVLDPDGNLVEQAQGEFQLARPGKFRWDYNDPYPQHIVADGQNVWFYDVDLEQVTVKSQNEALEDTPATLLSGQALPEDSYNIRNLTSNDGLTWVELTPKQSGSNFQSVMLAFNKDELQQMIMRDSFDQRTRLMFSQVKINPQFKKDTFKFSAPEGIDIVGEAQQ, encoded by the coding sequence ATGACCATAAAAAATTTAGCACAAGGCTTTTTGCTATTGTTGCTTCCTGTTGTTGCCATGGCAGATATGAGCGGCACAGAAAAGCTTGATCATTTTGTTAAACAAGTGAATACATTTCAGGCCCATTTTGAGCAAACCGTTCTGGATCCAGATGGTAATTTAGTTGAACAGGCTCAGGGCGAATTCCAATTGGCAAGACCGGGTAAATTTCGTTGGGATTACAATGACCCATACCCACAGCATATCGTGGCTGATGGCCAGAACGTCTGGTTCTATGATGTCGATTTAGAACAAGTCACCGTCAAATCACAAAATGAAGCCTTAGAGGATACGCCAGCCACCTTATTATCGGGACAGGCGTTACCTGAAGATAGCTACAATATTCGTAACCTGACCTCTAATGATGGTTTAACCTGGGTAGAATTAACACCTAAACAGAGTGGCAGTAACTTTCAGTCTGTGATGCTCGCCTTTAATAAAGATGAGTTACAGCAAATGATCATGCGTGATAGCTTTGATCAAAGAACGCGCTTGATGTTCAGCCAGGTGAAGATTAATCCGCAGTTTAAAAAAGATACCTTTAAATTTAGTGCGCCCGAAGGCATAGACATTGTGGGTGAAGCGCAGCAGTGA
- a CDS encoding DNA translocase FtsK — MTQSTRVNDKQKQELNSGAVGFRLREAALILSVAIAAYLLLSLWSYQPTDPGWSTTGTDDVIANSGGIVGAWLADALLYGFGFPAYLSPLMIGFSGWLLFSWGKRADTEDALHFWVLKMVGLLMALAAASGLSSLSLTDYAALLPLGAGGVLGEVVGHGFESVFGASGTSLLLLAVLLTGVTLFTGLSWLMVIDKLGAMAMVVAIHVARWLREIREELDAKRTRQKREETFLQQKEKLQHKAKVRIEPVIEKKEPSKREEKEKQVPLFETPDAPGMPALALLDMAQPSKQAYSEEVLQAMSRQVELKLKDFGVEVQVVEVQPGPVVTRFELQPAPGIKVSRISGLAKDLARALSISSVRIVEVIPGKPVVGLEIPNESREIVRLREILSCEEYENSKSMLMMALGKDIAGRPVVANLEKMPHLLVAGTTGSGKSVAVNAMILSLLYKATPDDVRMIMVDPKMLELSIYEDIPHLLAPVVTDMKEAANALRWCVAEMERRYPLMAALGVRNIAGYNKKVRDAIERGEPIKDPTIDVEPGEVGPTLEPLPFIVVIIDELADMMMVVGKQVEELIARLAQKARASGIHLILATQRPSVDVITGLIKANIPTRMAFQVSSRIDSRTILDQMGAEQLLGQGDMLYLPPGSGLPERVHGAFVDDHEVHNVVEHLKKNSQPNYLEEITQDQSSDDGDSAIGDPSDAESDPLYDQAVQIVVESRRASVSGIQRRLKIGYNRAARIVEAMEAAGVVSAMQGNGSREVLAPPPRD; from the coding sequence GTGACACAGTCGACACGTGTAAATGACAAGCAGAAACAAGAACTCAACTCTGGCGCAGTCGGCTTCCGTCTGCGTGAGGCAGCACTGATTTTGTCAGTCGCAATAGCGGCATACTTACTGTTGTCTTTATGGTCTTACCAACCGACTGATCCAGGCTGGTCAACTACCGGAACCGATGATGTTATTGCCAATAGTGGTGGCATTGTTGGTGCGTGGTTAGCCGATGCATTGCTGTATGGCTTTGGTTTTCCCGCCTATTTATCGCCACTGATGATTGGCTTCAGTGGTTGGTTATTATTTAGCTGGGGTAAACGTGCTGATACCGAAGATGCGTTGCATTTCTGGGTATTAAAAATGGTGGGTTTATTGATGGCTTTAGCTGCCGCCAGTGGTCTCTCCAGCTTGAGTCTGACTGACTATGCTGCTTTATTACCATTAGGTGCTGGTGGTGTGCTGGGTGAAGTCGTTGGGCATGGATTTGAGTCAGTGTTTGGTGCTTCTGGCACCAGTTTATTATTGCTGGCGGTGTTACTGACCGGAGTCACGCTTTTTACCGGACTGTCTTGGTTGATGGTCATTGATAAGCTCGGTGCTATGGCGATGGTCGTAGCTATTCACGTGGCCCGCTGGTTACGTGAAATCAGAGAAGAACTGGATGCTAAGCGCACTCGTCAAAAACGCGAAGAAACCTTCTTGCAGCAGAAAGAAAAGTTACAGCATAAGGCAAAAGTACGTATTGAGCCTGTCATAGAGAAAAAAGAGCCAAGCAAACGCGAAGAAAAAGAAAAACAAGTGCCTTTATTCGAAACGCCTGATGCGCCAGGCATGCCGGCACTGGCTTTATTGGATATGGCTCAACCCAGTAAGCAGGCCTATAGTGAAGAAGTATTGCAGGCGATGTCACGTCAGGTTGAGTTAAAACTGAAAGACTTTGGCGTGGAAGTTCAGGTTGTTGAAGTTCAGCCAGGGCCGGTGGTGACCCGCTTTGAGTTGCAGCCCGCTCCAGGTATTAAAGTCAGCCGCATCAGTGGACTTGCGAAAGACTTAGCGAGAGCACTTTCCATCAGTAGTGTTCGGATTGTTGAAGTGATTCCAGGCAAACCAGTGGTGGGCTTAGAAATCCCTAATGAGAGTCGGGAAATTGTTCGCCTGCGTGAAATTCTGTCCTGTGAAGAGTATGAAAATAGCAAGTCAATGCTGATGATGGCCTTGGGTAAAGATATTGCCGGCCGTCCGGTAGTCGCTAACTTAGAAAAAATGCCGCATTTATTGGTGGCGGGGACAACAGGGTCGGGTAAATCAGTCGCCGTGAACGCCATGATTCTGAGTTTGTTATATAAAGCCACTCCTGATGATGTGCGTATGATCATGGTCGATCCGAAAATGCTGGAATTATCTATCTATGAAGATATTCCGCATTTATTAGCGCCTGTCGTGACCGATATGAAAGAAGCCGCTAATGCCTTGCGTTGGTGTGTGGCTGAAATGGAACGTCGTTACCCATTAATGGCTGCTTTGGGTGTGCGAAATATTGCTGGTTACAACAAAAAAGTCAGAGATGCGATTGAACGTGGTGAACCGATTAAAGATCCGACCATTGATGTTGAGCCCGGTGAGGTAGGACCTACCTTAGAGCCATTACCGTTTATTGTGGTGATCATTGATGAGCTTGCTGACATGATGATGGTGGTCGGTAAACAAGTCGAAGAATTGATTGCACGCTTAGCGCAAAAAGCACGGGCTTCCGGTATTCACCTTATTCTGGCAACACAAAGACCTTCTGTGGATGTTATTACCGGCTTGATTAAAGCCAATATTCCAACACGGATGGCATTCCAGGTGTCATCGCGAATTGACTCACGTACGATTCTTGACCAAATGGGCGCTGAGCAACTTTTAGGGCAGGGCGATATGCTCTACTTACCGCCAGGTAGCGGACTTCCTGAACGTGTTCATGGAGCGTTTGTTGATGATCATGAAGTACATAACGTGGTCGAGCACTTAAAGAAAAACTCACAACCCAATTATCTTGAAGAAATCACTCAGGATCAGAGCAGTGATGACGGCGATAGTGCGATTGGTGATCCAAGTGATGCTGAGTCAGATCCTCTCTATGATCAGGCCGTGCAGATAGTGGTGGAAAGTCGCCGGGCATCGGTTTCAGGTATTCAACGCAGGTTGAAAATTGGTTATAACCGTGCAGCTCGAATCGTCGAGGCGATGGAAGCGGCTGGGGTTGTATCCGCCATGCAGGGTAATGGTAGTCGTGAAGTTCTGGCACCACCGCCACGCGACTAA
- the trxB gene encoding thioredoxin-disulfide reductase yields MADSKHCRLLILGSGPAGYTAAVYAARAALEPVLITGIEQGGQLTTTTDVDNWPGDDEGVQGPELMQRMQRHAERFGTDIIFDHIHTTDLSQRPFRLIGDAGEYTADALIIATGASAKYLGMESEEAFKGRGVSACATCDGFFYKGQHVAVVGGGNTAVEEALYLSNIASKVTVIHRRDSFRSEKILSNKLLKKAEEGNVEILWNHTLDEVLGNDSGVTGIRVKSTEDGSTQEVPVLGVFIAIGHQPNTGIFKGQLEMEHDYIILKKGTQTSVPGVFAAGDVSDPIYRQAITSAGAGCMAALDAERFLDND; encoded by the coding sequence ATGGCTGACAGCAAACACTGTCGTTTACTGATTTTAGGCTCTGGTCCTGCGGGCTACACTGCTGCGGTTTATGCAGCCAGAGCAGCATTAGAGCCCGTATTGATTACCGGCATTGAACAAGGTGGACAATTAACCACGACCACCGATGTTGATAACTGGCCGGGTGATGATGAAGGTGTCCAGGGACCAGAACTCATGCAGCGGATGCAACGTCATGCTGAACGTTTCGGTACGGATATCATCTTTGATCATATCCACACGACTGATTTATCTCAGCGTCCATTTCGTTTGATTGGTGACGCGGGTGAATATACAGCCGATGCCTTAATCATCGCGACAGGCGCCTCTGCAAAATACTTAGGTATGGAGTCTGAAGAAGCGTTTAAAGGTCGTGGTGTTTCTGCTTGTGCAACTTGTGATGGTTTCTTCTACAAGGGTCAGCATGTCGCTGTTGTTGGTGGTGGCAATACGGCTGTTGAAGAAGCGTTATATCTATCGAATATTGCCTCAAAAGTGACTGTTATTCACCGTCGTGACTCCTTTCGTTCCGAAAAGATTTTATCGAATAAACTGCTGAAAAAAGCAGAAGAAGGTAATGTCGAAATCTTATGGAACCATACACTTGATGAAGTATTAGGTAACGATTCTGGTGTCACTGGCATCAGGGTGAAAAGTACAGAAGATGGTTCAACTCAGGAAGTCCCGGTTCTCGGTGTGTTTATTGCGATTGGTCACCAACCTAACACCGGGATATTTAAAGGCCAGTTAGAGATGGAACATGACTACATCATTCTCAAAAAAGGCACTCAAACCAGTGTCCCTGGCGTGTTTGCTGCTGGCGATGTATCCGATCCTATTTATCGTCAGGCGATTACATCTGCTGGCGCCGGCTGTATGGCAGCATTAGATGCAGAACGCTTTTTGGATAATGATTAA
- a CDS encoding universal stress protein yields the protein MKYQHILIATDFSKQKDMICAKARELAEQHQANLSICHIIEDFPLTDFAYEPMISVDIDMRDALLESGKKQLATLAESLSIPVNQQWVELGTPGHDIVRVADENNVDLIIVGSHGRHGFKRLLGSTANAVLHHAHCDVLAVRLKDD from the coding sequence ATGAAATATCAGCATATTTTGATTGCAACGGACTTTTCAAAACAAAAAGATATGATCTGTGCAAAAGCGCGTGAACTCGCTGAACAGCATCAGGCAAACCTCAGCATCTGCCATATTATTGAAGACTTTCCTCTGACCGACTTTGCTTATGAACCAATGATAAGCGTCGATATCGATATGCGTGATGCCCTATTGGAATCTGGTAAAAAACAACTGGCGACGCTGGCTGAAAGTTTATCGATTCCTGTAAATCAGCAGTGGGTTGAATTAGGCACGCCAGGACATGACATCGTCCGTGTTGCTGACGAAAATAATGTTGATCTGATTATTGTTGGTTCACATGGTCGACATGGCTTTAAGCGCCTTTTGGGCTCAACAGCTAATGCGGTACTTCATCACGCTCACTGTGATGTTCTCGCTGTCAGACTTAAGGACGACTAA
- a CDS encoding MFS transporter — MKSSNLLSTVKLPGFMSFIAVAFINAMVDLGHKIIIQNTIFKIYDDQTQVALTAVVNGLILLPFIFLFTSAGFLSDRFSKPSIMRISAFSATIITLLITLAYYQGWFVFAFFMTLILAIQSAIYSPAKYGYIRQLGGDAHLSPANGFIQATTIVAILTGIIVFTVLFEWLLLDQTYHNEASLIRHIAPAGWLLVILSVVEWRLACRLADINIASTSHQFPWKDYVKGHLLKTNVKQLKTNPIIWYSVLGLSFFWGISQTFLAVFPAFAKIVLAENNTMIIQGLLACSGIGIVVGSMVAGTGEKGHIKTSFIPVGAVGMSLILFIIPALHTVSAFAAAIFSFGLFGGLFIIPLNALIQLHSPEQHLGTILAGNNWVQNIVMTACLVITFIAAQAMLSSKLILMALPIITSLLACFVWQRSKQARYT; from the coding sequence TTGAAATCATCCAACCTGTTGAGCACGGTAAAATTACCGGGCTTTATGAGCTTTATTGCCGTGGCTTTTATCAATGCGATGGTTGATCTTGGTCATAAGATTATTATTCAAAATACCATTTTCAAAATTTATGATGATCAAACGCAGGTTGCGCTGACTGCCGTTGTTAACGGACTTATTCTTTTACCCTTCATCTTTTTATTTACATCGGCAGGCTTTCTGTCAGATCGCTTTTCCAAACCCTCTATCATGAGAATCTCGGCTTTCTCAGCCACCATCATTACCCTGTTAATAACATTGGCTTACTATCAAGGATGGTTTGTTTTCGCCTTTTTCATGACATTGATACTTGCCATCCAGAGTGCAATTTATTCTCCAGCAAAGTATGGCTATATCCGCCAACTAGGCGGTGATGCTCACTTATCTCCTGCCAATGGTTTTATTCAGGCAACCACGATTGTTGCTATCTTAACCGGTATTATTGTCTTTACCGTATTATTTGAATGGCTTCTGCTCGATCAGACCTATCATAATGAAGCCAGCTTAATCAGACACATTGCTCCTGCCGGTTGGCTTTTGGTGATTTTATCTGTTGTGGAATGGCGATTGGCTTGTCGCTTAGCTGATATCAACATTGCATCTACTTCACATCAATTTCCCTGGAAAGATTACGTAAAAGGTCATTTACTGAAAACCAATGTGAAACAGCTAAAAACAAACCCCATTATTTGGTACTCCGTGCTGGGGTTATCGTTTTTCTGGGGGATTTCGCAAACCTTTCTTGCCGTATTCCCTGCTTTTGCAAAAATCGTCCTGGCTGAAAATAACACGATGATTATTCAAGGACTACTGGCTTGCTCTGGCATCGGCATCGTTGTTGGCTCTATGGTCGCTGGAACCGGAGAAAAAGGCCATATCAAAACATCTTTTATCCCTGTCGGTGCTGTCGGGATGAGTCTCATTCTTTTTATTATTCCTGCATTACATACTGTTTCAGCATTTGCGGCGGCGATTTTTAGCTTTGGGCTTTTTGGTGGCCTGTTTATTATTCCGTTAAATGCGCTTATTCAGTTGCATTCCCCCGAGCAACATTTGGGTACCATACTGGCTGGTAATAATTGGGTACAGAACATTGTCATGACCGCATGTCTTGTCATTACTTTCATCGCAGCTCAAGCCATGTTGTCCAGTAAATTGATATTAATGGCTTTGCCCATCATCACATCACTGTTGGCTTGTTTCGTGTGGCAACGCAGTAAACAAGCACGATATACTTGA
- a CDS encoding diguanylate cyclase yields the protein MSKTLSFPPVYKHEFQQASENLRQSLLLANRHKTPITPVNYAVWYEYVSGDNQALMNSIDTRLKKNEAITSEVTQYLYEKYVLMGMPERLNNTNNGLKLVVDNTLENLSKVEATASQCSQGLMQSQAQLETCNDIDELKTLVNQILINTQQISSSSGELKSELTRSTEEIMKLRQELESVKEMARTDSLTGLLNRGAFDNELQYLCSKGYSFSLVLFDIDNFKRLNDSFGHLLGDKVLQFFASLLKNQCNDIHLAARFGGEEMAMIFMHSSLEETFMITESIREKFSESRLKKKGSNESIGQVTVSAGISSYQDKDSPISLIERADQALYRSKTGGRNQVNFI from the coding sequence GTGAGTAAAACATTGTCGTTTCCCCCCGTCTATAAACACGAGTTTCAACAGGCCTCAGAAAACTTACGCCAAAGTCTATTACTGGCGAACCGCCACAAAACCCCCATCACCCCTGTGAACTATGCGGTTTGGTATGAATACGTCTCGGGCGATAATCAGGCTTTGATGAACAGCATTGATACCCGTTTAAAGAAAAATGAAGCAATTACCTCAGAAGTCACGCAATATCTTTATGAAAAATATGTATTAATGGGGATGCCTGAACGGCTTAATAATACCAATAATGGCCTAAAACTCGTTGTTGATAATACTCTGGAAAACCTGAGTAAGGTGGAAGCAACCGCTTCTCAATGCAGCCAGGGTTTAATGCAAAGCCAGGCACAACTCGAAACCTGTAATGATATTGATGAACTCAAAACGCTGGTCAACCAGATCCTGATAAACACACAACAGATTAGCAGCAGCAGTGGCGAACTGAAGAGTGAGTTAACACGCTCAACAGAAGAGATTATGAAACTGCGGCAAGAATTGGAAAGCGTAAAAGAAATGGCGAGAACAGATAGTCTGACCGGACTATTAAATCGTGGCGCCTTTGACAATGAGCTGCAATATTTATGCAGCAAAGGTTACAGTTTCTCGCTTGTATTATTTGATATCGATAATTTTAAACGCTTAAATGACAGCTTTGGGCATCTATTGGGTGATAAGGTGCTACAGTTTTTTGCTTCTCTATTAAAAAATCAGTGTAATGATATTCATTTGGCCGCACGTTTCGGAGGGGAAGAAATGGCCATGATATTCATGCATTCCAGTCTCGAAGAGACGTTTATGATTACAGAGAGCATTCGTGAAAAATTTTCTGAAAGCCGACTGAAGAAAAAAGGCAGTAATGAATCTATTGGCCAGGTAACCGTTTCAGCAGGCATCAGTAGCTACCAAGACAAGGATAGCCCGATTAGTTTAATTGAACGCGCCGATCAAGCGCTTTATCGCTCGAAAACGGGCGGTCGTAATCAGGTAAATTTTATTTAA
- a CDS encoding c-type cytochrome yields MWQKIIVFASGILLSSIVFADGKQLHDTACLQCHASLGGGDPYQLYSRTDKTVKTLAGLEKRVSYCVKAADVTWTEQQKRTVIDYLNSTFYHFK; encoded by the coding sequence ATGTGGCAAAAAATAATTGTCTTTGCTAGCGGAATATTATTAAGCAGTATTGTGTTTGCTGATGGTAAACAGTTGCATGATACTGCTTGTTTGCAGTGTCATGCTTCCCTTGGAGGCGGGGATCCTTATCAGCTTTATAGTCGAACCGATAAGACAGTGAAAACTCTGGCGGGACTTGAGAAAAGGGTCTCTTATTGTGTCAAAGCGGCTGATGTCACATGGACTGAACAACAAAAACGCACTGTGATCGATTATTTAAATTCGACGTTTTACCATTTTAAATAA
- a CDS encoding M48 family metallopeptidase, with protein MNEFSWIFLAALFLMTATELWLSMRQGKHVQAHRDKVPKAFEDQISLSAHQKAADYTVAKGRFGRKENIYGVIILLAWTFGGGLALLSNAWDGLGLSSMLTGVLFLLSFIVIGSLLDLPFSYYRTFVLEDKFGFNRNTPALFFSDFIKQTLLTLIMGALLIWVALWMMQSTGELWWLYLWAAWIGFALFMMWAYPAFIAPLFNKFTPLDDAALQQRVENLLARCGFKSQGIFVMDGSRRSGHGNAYFTGLGSNKRIVFFDTLLNTLNEDQIEAVLAHELGHFRRKHVVKNMVVMAVISLIGLALLGWASNQTWFYGGLGVSQQSNAMALALFMLVIPVFMFFLHPLMTSLSRKYEYEADAYAASVSSADDLIAALVALYKENASTLTPDPLVSAVYDSHPPAAMRIAHLQTNSA; from the coding sequence ATGAACGAATTTAGCTGGATATTTTTAGCGGCTTTGTTTTTGATGACGGCAACGGAACTCTGGTTATCAATGCGGCAAGGTAAACACGTTCAGGCCCATCGCGATAAGGTTCCTAAAGCGTTTGAGGATCAAATCAGTCTGAGTGCTCACCAAAAAGCCGCAGACTATACCGTGGCGAAAGGTCGGTTTGGACGTAAAGAAAATATCTATGGCGTGATTATTCTCCTGGCATGGACATTTGGCGGTGGTCTGGCATTACTTTCTAATGCTTGGGATGGTCTGGGATTGTCGTCCATGCTGACGGGCGTTCTGTTTTTATTGAGCTTTATTGTTATTGGATCGTTATTAGATTTACCTTTTTCTTATTACAGAACCTTTGTTTTAGAAGATAAATTTGGCTTTAACCGTAATACACCCGCATTGTTTTTTTCAGATTTTATTAAGCAAACACTATTAACGCTGATCATGGGCGCTTTACTGATTTGGGTGGCACTGTGGATGATGCAAAGCACCGGTGAGTTATGGTGGTTGTATCTGTGGGCGGCATGGATTGGTTTCGCCTTATTTATGATGTGGGCTTATCCCGCTTTTATTGCACCGCTATTTAATAAATTTACACCGCTGGATGATGCTGCTTTACAGCAACGGGTAGAAAATCTATTAGCGCGATGCGGTTTTAAAAGCCAGGGTATTTTTGTGATGGATGGCTCACGCCGCAGTGGTCATGGCAATGCTTACTTCACAGGGTTGGGGAGTAATAAACGTATCGTCTTTTTTGATACTTTACTTAACACACTGAATGAAGATCAGATCGAAGCGGTTCTTGCCCATGAATTAGGTCATTTCCGTCGTAAGCATGTGGTGAAAAATATGGTGGTTATGGCGGTGATTAGTCTGATCGGCCTGGCGCTTCTTGGCTGGGCATCTAATCAGACATGGTTTTATGGAGGTTTGGGTGTCAGCCAGCAATCAAATGCCATGGCTTTGGCTTTGTTCATGTTAGTTATTCCTGTATTTATGTTCTTTTTACATCCGCTGATGACTTCATTGTCTCGTAAATATGAGTATGAGGCAGATGCCTATGCCGCCTCAGTATCAAGTGCTGATGATTTGATTGCTGCACTAGTAGCTTTGTATAAGGAAAATGCCAGTACCTTAACACCTGATCCGCTAGTTTCTGCTGTTTATGACTCGCATCCTCCTGCAGCAATGCGGATCGCTCACTTACAAACGAATTCTGCCTGA
- the orn gene encoding oligoribonuclease: MAKSKNNLIWIDLEMTGLDTNNDYIIEIATIVTDAQLNVLAEGPILAIHQDDAILNGMDEWNTRQHGKSGLVERVRNSSLNEAEAEQQTIEFLKKYVPAGVSPMCGNSICQDRRFLARCMPELEAYFHYRNLDVSSLKELARRWAPKVEKSFKKRSSHLAMDDIKDSIRELEHYREYFIKLPEAE, from the coding sequence ATGGCCAAAAGTAAAAATAATCTCATCTGGATCGACCTGGAAATGACCGGTCTTGATACCAATAATGACTATATCATTGAAATTGCCACCATTGTGACAGATGCACAACTCAATGTCTTAGCTGAAGGCCCTATTTTAGCCATTCATCAGGATGATGCCATATTAAATGGTATGGATGAATGGAATACTCGCCAACATGGCAAATCTGGTCTGGTTGAACGTGTTCGCAACAGCTCGCTCAACGAGGCTGAAGCCGAACAACAAACCATCGAGTTTCTGAAGAAATACGTTCCTGCCGGTGTCTCACCCATGTGTGGTAACAGTATCTGCCAGGATCGTCGTTTTCTGGCGCGCTGCATGCCAGAACTCGAAGCTTACTTTCACTACCGTAATCTTGATGTGAGCAGCCTGAAAGAACTGGCTCGCCGCTGGGCGCCAAAAGTGGAAAAGAGTTTCAAAAAACGGTCTTCCCATCTGGCAATGGATGATATCAAAGACTCCATTCGTGAGCTGGAACACTATCGAGAATATTTCATCAAGCTTCCCGAAGCCGAATAA
- a CDS encoding DUF2256 domain-containing protein, which yields MTHNKATLPRKICPVCQRPFSWRKKWQRDWDNVIYCSQRCRRHPRSSLLAYD from the coding sequence GTGACCCATAATAAAGCCACTCTTCCTCGTAAAATCTGCCCTGTCTGCCAACGTCCTTTTAGCTGGCGTAAGAAATGGCAACGCGACTGGGACAATGTTATTTATTGCTCACAACGCTGTCGTCGTCATCCTCGCTCATCACTATTAGCCTATGACTAA
- a CDS encoding exonuclease domain-containing protein, which produces MTKLSSFPEHMILLDCETTGGRASHDRITEIGLIEVIDGEVKDKWQSLINPQRPIPPWISKITGIDDAMVIDSPTFDEIASELYERLQGTILVAHNARFDYSFLKQEFKRAGYDYSAKTLCSVKLSRRVYPQHQGHSLDKIIQRHQIAIPDRHRAMADTDAILSYFTIIQQQVDEILIQQSIAEILKRPSLPSHLDNQLIQKLPESPGVYQFYDESGALLYIGKSVNIRERVLSHFSADHRHHKELDISQQLHHIDWIETPSDFGAQLLENSYIKQTSPRYNRRQTKIKKLYQISRTINKEGYAELDVILADMTAASDITSKYGLFRSKKQAQTKLLALIMQYKLCQRLCHIEKKSSGSCFAYQLKKCLGACCAKEPAQRYNLRVDMALSHIKNQQWPWSTAIIVAEQSTSTQSDVTHYHLIDQWCYLGQVDKQSEPQTYLTNQQGPIFFDIDTYKILLRFLTPAKAANFPYLTIHPLEHQSPIIMDGWG; this is translated from the coding sequence ATGACTAAACTGAGCAGTTTCCCCGAACACATGATTCTATTGGACTGTGAGACCACAGGTGGTCGTGCCAGTCACGATCGCATTACAGAAATAGGTTTGATCGAAGTTATTGATGGTGAAGTGAAGGATAAATGGCAAAGCTTAATTAATCCTCAGCGGCCGATTCCTCCCTGGATAAGCAAAATCACCGGAATTGATGATGCGATGGTGATTGATTCACCCACATTTGATGAGATTGCCAGTGAATTGTACGAACGATTGCAAGGCACGATTCTGGTCGCCCATAACGCACGTTTTGACTACAGTTTTTTGAAGCAAGAGTTCAAACGTGCTGGTTATGATTATTCTGCAAAAACCTTATGCTCTGTAAAACTGAGCCGGCGGGTCTATCCACAGCATCAGGGCCATAGTCTGGATAAAATCATCCAGCGTCATCAGATTGCTATTCCTGACAGACACCGCGCCATGGCCGATACCGATGCCATCCTGTCTTATTTCACAATTATTCAGCAACAAGTTGATGAAATACTGATACAACAGAGCATCGCCGAGATATTAAAACGCCCCAGTCTGCCCAGTCATTTAGATAATCAGCTCATACAAAAATTGCCAGAAAGTCCAGGGGTATATCAGTTTTATGACGAAAGTGGCGCACTCCTCTACATTGGAAAATCCGTCAATATCAGAGAACGTGTGCTCAGTCACTTTTCTGCCGATCACAGACATCATAAAGAACTGGATATCAGTCAGCAGTTGCATCATATTGACTGGATAGAAACACCCTCCGACTTTGGCGCGCAGTTGCTGGAAAACAGTTATATCAAACAAACTTCACCGCGTTATAACCGTCGCCAGACGAAGATAAAAAAACTGTACCAAATCAGCAGAACAATTAACAAAGAAGGTTATGCTGAATTAGATGTCATTCTGGCCGATATGACAGCTGCCTCTGATATCACTAGCAAATACGGTTTATTTCGCAGTAAAAAACAGGCTCAAACAAAATTACTGGCCTTAATTATGCAATATAAATTGTGTCAACGTCTCTGCCATATTGAAAAGAAATCGTCAGGCAGCTGTTTTGCTTACCAACTAAAAAAATGCCTGGGAGCGTGTTGTGCTAAAGAGCCAGCACAGCGCTATAACCTGCGTGTTGATATGGCCTTGAGTCATATCAAAAATCAACAATGGCCTTGGTCAACGGCCATCATCGTTGCAGAACAATCAACATCAACACAGTCTGATGTCACTCACTATCATCTTATCGACCAATGGTGTTATTTGGGGCAAGTGGATAAACAAAGTGAGCCACAAACCTATTTAACGAATCAGCAGGGCCCGATATTCTTTGATATCGATACCTACAAGATTTTATTACGGTTTTTGACTCCCGCTAAAGCCGCTAACTTTCCTTATCTGACAATTCATCCCCTGGAACATCAATCACCTATCATCATGGATGGTTGGGGTTAA